A DNA window from Drosophila biarmipes strain raj3 chromosome 2R, RU_DBia_V1.1, whole genome shotgun sequence contains the following coding sequences:
- the LOC108029758 gene encoding probable cytochrome P450 6w1 gives MSIELLLLLATLTIVFYIWQRRVFSFWKRHGVKYISPLPLLGCTREFLTARVPFFEQIQKFHEAPGFETEPFVGVYMAYRPALVIRDLDLIKTVMIKKFQYFNNRVLQTDPHNDALGFNNLFFARSPAWRELRTRISPVFTTGKIKQMYPLMVKIGKNLEDSVERLGSGSKVQVKDLCARFTTDLIATIAFGLEANALQNAESEFFYHNKAIFTMTLARAIDFAIIFMLPALASLARVKLFSKETTKFIRSSISYVLAERERTGQKRNDLVDILLALKREAAANPEMSQTAIDLDYLVAQAAIFQTAGFETSSSTMTLTLFELARNVALQERLRQEIADFFGDEDHVSYERIQEMPYLSQVVNETLRKYPIVGYIERECSQPAEGERFTLEPFHNMELPHGMSIYMSTLALHRDPQYWPEPDTFDPERFNPANRDNLNMDAYMPFGIGPRNCIGMRLGLLQSKLGLVHLLRNHQVHTCDQTVKKIEWAATSPVIASKLDIVLQLEKVVD, from the exons ATGTCAATTGAGCTACTGCTCCTTCTCGCCACACTGACGATCGTTTTTTACATCTGGCAGAGACGGGTCTTTTCCTTTTGGAAGCGTCATGGGGTTAAATACATTAGTCCACTGCCTCTTCTGGGCTGCACCCGAGAATTTCTTACCGCACGAGTTCCGTTTTTCGAGCAGATCCAAAAGTTCCACGAAGCCCCTGGCTTTGAAACTGAACCTTTCGTAGGCGTGTACATGGCCTACCGGCCGGCTCTAGTTATTCGCGATCTAGACCTAATCAAAACTGTGATGATTAAGAAGTTTCAATACTTCAACAATCGCGTGCTGCAGACAGACCCGCACAACGACGCCCTTGGCTTTAACAACCTCTTTTTTGCTCGCAGTCCTGCGTGGAGAGAGCTGCGCACTAGGATCTCTCCTGTGTTTACCACGGGCAAGATTAAGCAAATGTATCCTCTGATGGTGAAG ATTGGAAAGAATCTGGAAGACAGTGTGGAACGCCTGGGTAGCGGCTCCAAAGTTCAGGTGAAGGACCTGTGCGCGCGCTTCACCACCGACCTAATAGCCACCATAGCCTTCGGCCTGGAGGCCAACGCTCTGCAGAACGCAGAGAGCGAGTTCTTCTACCACAACAAGGCTATCTTTACGATGACGTTAGCTAGGGCCATCGATTTTGCCATAATATTCATGCTGCCAGCCTTGGCGTCTCTGGCGCGCGTGAAACTCTTTTCCAAGGAAACCACGAAGTTTATCCGTAGCAGCATCAGCTACGTACTGGCGGAACGCGAGAGGACCGGTCAAAAGCGAAATGATCTTGTCGATATCCTCTTGGCTCTAAAGAGGGAGGCTGCCGCGAATCCGGAGATGTCACAAACGGCAATCGATCTAGATTACCTGGTGGCCCAGGCGGCCATTTTTCAAACAGCCGGCTTTGAAACTAGCTCCTCCACAATGACGCTAACACTTTTCGAGCTGGCCAGGAACGTGGCTTTGCAGGAGCGCCTCCGGCAGGAAATCGCCGACTTTTTCGGAGACGAGGATCATGTCAGCTACGAGCGCATTCAGGAGATGCCCTACCTCTCTCAGGTCGTCAACGAAACACTGCGCAAGTATCCGATCGTGGGCTACATTGAACGAGAATGCTCCCAGCCTGCGGAAGGCGAACGGTTCACACTTGAACCTTTTCACAACATGGAGCTGCCGCACGGAATGTCTATCTACATGTCGACTCTTGCCCTCCATCGGGATCCCCAATACTGGCCAGAGCCGGATACGTTCGATCCGGAGCGCTTTAATCCGGCGAACCGCGATAACCTTAACATGGACGCCTACATGCCCTTCGGCATAGGTCCGCGCAACTGCATCGGTATGCGATTGGGTTTGCTGCAGTCAAAACTGGGGCTTGTCCACCTATTGCGTAACCACCAGGTCCACACGTGCGACCAGACCGTTAAGAAGATTGAGTGGGCTGCTACTAGCCCGGTAATAGCCTCCAAGCTCGACATTGTCCTTCAACTGGAAAAGGTTGTGGATTAG